From Primulina tabacum isolate GXHZ01 chromosome 2, ASM2559414v2, whole genome shotgun sequence, one genomic window encodes:
- the LOC142536752 gene encoding putative monoterpene synthase 8 — MEGCIIMKTSPASHKIMSSMQCISFNSIWLQNHRSHPKFKFLAIASPRRMGREQSTIAMEEVKEKTRKELKRLYSFQPVEGMQLIDNLQWLGVGYHFEDEIVSWLEKLSVWDCGEDDLRATALRFRLLRQRLRPVSCEVFDKFMEDDKTRKSLSPDEGLLDLYEASYLAASGEDILSEAMKFTETQLASSVRAADDNLSRRIRQALQLPRHLRMERIESRRYIEDCSTQIHRIPHILELAKLDYNNVQLLHKMELAEFRRWWKELGLVDKLSFARDPIAECFYWAVGIFPDPRYSGVRMEIMKTVAILITIDDVFDKCGTIDDLSLFTLAVQRWDVDAIGNLPDYMKILYLALYNTTTEIAQKILNEHGINVLHFLSRVWIDTVEAYTIEAKWSKNGQIPSVEDYIENGVTTGGSYMALVHAFFLMGEGITNHNIQFMCKPYPKLFSTSGRILRLWNDLGTSKEEQDFGDNVSLTPVLMKEKNLSSEDEARKYIKQLIRQSWWEMNTNLLDSSIWPSSLINVCFNMCRTSESIYHHQEYSYLSSFKRTAQIKLLEPITILIS, encoded by the exons ATGGAAGGATGCATAATTATGAAGACATCACCAGCATCACACAAAATCATGTCATCAATGCAGTGCATTTCTTTCAATTCCATTTGGCTTCAAAATCATCGCAGCCATCCAAAGTTCAAGTTCCTAGCAATCGCATCACCTCGG AGAATGGGCCGGGAACAGAGTACCATAGCCATGGAAGAAGTGAAAGAAAAGACAAGAAAGGAATTGAAAAGATTGTACTCTTTTCAGCCAGTAGAAGGGATGCAATTGATAGACAATCTTCAATGGCTGGGAGTTGGATACCACTTTGAAGACGAAATCGTTTCGTGGTTAGAAAAGCTAAGCGTGTGGGATTGTGGAGAAGATGACCTCCGTGCAACCGCTCTTCGTTTCCGGCTGCTCAGGCAACGACTCAGACCAGTTAGCTGTG AAGTTTTTGATAAATTTATGGAAGACGACAAGACTAGAAAATCCTTGAGCCCAGACGAGGGACTCCTGGATTTGTACGAAGCATCGTATTTAGCTGCAAGTGGTGAGGACATATTGTCGGAGGCCATGAAATTTACAGAAACTCAATTAGCATCATCAGTTAGGGCGGCAGACGACAATCTATCCCGGCGGATCCGCCAAGCTCTTCAGCTTCCGAGGCACCTTAGAATGGAGAGAATAGAGTCAAGACGGTACATTGAAGATTGCAGCACGCAAATCCACCGCATTCCACATATTCTTGAACTTGCAAAGTTAGATTACAACAACGTCCAGTTGTTGCACAAGATGGAGCTTGCAGAATTCAGAAG GTGGTGGAAAGAATTAGGCCTCGTCGATAAATTGAGCTTTGCAAGGGATCCAATAGCAGAATGCTTTTACTGGGCCGTTGGAATTTTCCCAGATCCCAGATACTCCGGTGTTCGAATGGAGATAATGAAAACGGTAGCCATTTTAATCACCATTGATGATGTCTTCGACAAATGTGGCACCATAGACGACCTTTCACTCTTCACCCTCGCAGTTCAAAG ATGGGATGTGGACGCAATAGGAAATCTACCCGATTACATGAAAATATTATACCTGGCATTGTACAATACAACCACAGAGATAGCCCAAAAGATTTTGAATGAACACGGGATAAACGTTCTCCATTTCCTCTCAAGAGTG TGGATCGATACAGTTGAAGCTTATACGATCGAGGCAAAGTGGTCCAAAAATGGACAAATACCAAGTGTGGAAGATTACATAGAGAACGGAGTTACGACAGGAGGGTCGTACATGGCTTTGGTGCATGCATTCTTCTTGATGGGAGAAGGAATTACGAATCACAACATACAATTTATGTGCAAACCATATCCTAAATTATTTTCAACTTCAGGGAGGATTCTTCGACTTTGGAATGATCTTGGCACTTCAAAG GAAGAACAAGATTTTGGGGATAACGTGTCGCTTACACCGGTGTTGATGAAGGAAAAGAATCTGTCAAGTGAAGATGAagcaagaaaatacatcaaACAATTGATTAGGCAGTCGTGGTGGGAGATGAATACGAATCTGTTGGATTCCAGCATATGGCCCTCATCTCTTATCAATGTCTGCTTTAATATGTGCAGAACCTCGGAGTCCATTTATCACCATCAAGAATATAGCTACTTGTCTAGTTTTAAAAGAACTGCCCAAATTAAACTTCTGGAACCTATAACGATTTTAATTAGCTAA